The Diceros bicornis minor isolate mBicDic1 chromosome 37, mDicBic1.mat.cur, whole genome shotgun sequence genome segment TcacttgtaatttatttatttttattattatatatcccATCTGCACTGAGTATGAACCAAAAGCACGTGCCAACGACAACAGGTCTGTTGTCTTCTGTCATCATCGTTGAAACTGAGCACACTGTTTGGACTTAGCGAGCCTTGGTCCTCTAAGCATCACTTCTGTGGTCCTCTGAGCATCACTTCCATGTTCCTCTGAGCATCACTTCCGTGGTCCTCTGAGCATCACTTCCGTGGTCCTCTGAGCATCACTTCCATGTTCCTCTGAGCATCACTTCCGTGGTCCTCTGAGCATCACTTCCCTGACACATCTCTGGGACTTGTGATAGGGATGGACTGTAGGCTCATGGGTCCTCAGCAGAGATTTGGAGCACACACAGCTCTGAGTACCCAGAGAGGACTGTGCTTTGCCAGACCTTCTTTCTGAAGTTGCCCAGCTCAGGGCCAGACAGATACTACAGAGAAGCTGCTTTTCCACTGGAGCCCTTAAAGTTCTTGTTGTTCTCATTGTTCTCTGATTAGTGTCAAAGTTTTCAGAATAGAAAACACTGTTTCTTTGAAATGTTATAGATCTGAAGCAAGACTCTGGGCTATTTTCACATTTGGATACGTTCAaaaacagcaacaagaaggaggaggcaaaaatcttcaacaggTTAAAATACCCCAGGAATATTGCCTTTCAACTACCAGCTCTCAGCTTTAAATTCTGTAGTTTTATACTGTAGTCTGCTCTTCTCCCcagaaaataaatgttgaaaagcagAGAGGTGAATATGCCATTTTCACTCATTGCCGTTGCAATCTGTTGGACACATTAGAAATTTTAGAGGTAACTTGCATACGTGGGGAGTTTACAGCCCCAGAGAGTAACTGGAGGAAATATGAATGGCTGGGACAGGTGATAAGCCCAGGGCTTATGATTCAGCCAGTGTTGTAGACCAGATCTCAGCCAGTTATCTGCTCAGCTGAGAAATCGTGCCAAGCTGACCTAAGAGTATCAACTatcatttcagacttctgccaTCCCACAACATAATAGGCTTCGTGGCTGAGAAAGTTCTGAGCACTTATCCGGAAACAACTTCCATGGAACAATCAGTAAATTATGTGCTTGAAAGATTAAAAGTATTCTCTCTACAAAACATTAGTTTAGTATCCTTATGACTTCAGACTTATTTTCAGTTGTCAGCAGTTGGTTGCTAAAAATAAGTTGCTGTCCTAAAAATACAGTGCATTTTCAAATTCATGCTATAATTCTGTCTGCTTAAATTTTGatagaaatagaaactatatAAGCTTTGTTCTTATTATTGAGAGTTAtgaaattttaaagttatttctccgtataaataaataaatactgattAGCAAATTTAGTAACCTGCCATGGAGGCCTGAGATGTGGTTTCTGCACCACATCAAAAGCTAAATATTGTTCATTGTCATCATCCTTAAAGCTCACTGAAATATGTAAGAATCCAAATGCTAAGCAGACTGATCTGCATTTGTATTTCTAAGGAAATCTATTTAAATAATACAGATTTCCAAGCCAAGACACAGGAAAGGACAGAAATGAGAGCAGTTCCTTTAGCATTTCAATGACAAATATGCGCTGAGGGGGTTGAAATACAAAAACAGCCAAGAGCCAGTAGTGCAAATGAAACTGCGTAGAATAAAGTCTTGATGAGTCCGAAGTCAACTCAGTAGAAATTCTCAGGTAATTGTATCTCCATTGAGCTTTCAGAAGAGAAGCAAAACACGAGAAAACAAGTTTATATTCCTAGGGACTGTCTTAAAACCATATACTTTCACAGTCATGTAAATGAGAGCCAGGGTTCAAAAGGATGCCCTTAGGAGTTTAACATCCAGAGGAAGACTGTACTGGATGTGCTGTCGGCACTCTTCTTAGCAAGGCAGGAAAGAAGAAGAGTGCATTGTAGATTTTTCTTAACAagatggaaattaaaaattactttctgGTTCAAGTCATTAACTAGAAATTAAACTAACCAAAATGCTAACTATGTGAGCATCTCAGATAATTAGGGTTGTGCTTGAGATAGAACAATTTTCCCCCATAATACAGGCATCAGATCCTaacaactttcttcttttttaacttatAAATATATTGATATAAGCATGAAAAGAATTAATCTGCTTGAAAGAATTTCTTCCAAAGAATGAATTTGCTTTGTAATGCTTCGTTTCTATTCCAGTGTTTCTGTGGTTATTCTGACTTGTTCGAGGGGGATGTATAGATAATTTCTAATATGCAGTAGGGGTGTCATTGCATTTGATTTATTTAGGTCACTGGCAAGATTTGTTGAGGGAAGGTTTAAATTCAGTGGCAACTGAAGCATGAAGCACTCACCGTCCCCCATCCTCCAGCAGTGTGGTCTTGCTGACCTGCTCCATCCCGCTGTGCTGCTTCTGTGGCCCTTTGTGTCCTCGTGAAGGTGTTTGTCTCGTCTGATCTTGTGTCTGTCTTGTCCAGTTCTCCCTGCAGTTTCttcctgtgtgtctgtttgtagATGAAGGGGCTGAGGATCAAGTAGGTCCTCTACACAGGTTCCCCAGCCACGAACCTGCCACCAGCGGGGAGAGGCGTAACCTCCTCGCCCCCTCCATCTCGGTGTCTGTGCCTGACGATGACCCTTCCAATTCCGATGAGGAGTACTATGAGCATCCTTTGTTCAGCTCACAGTGGACCACCTCTGGTGTGCTGCCCAGTGTCCCAGCGCCCAGTGCAGAGGCCCACTTAGGCCAGGAGAAAGGTGAACCAAGCATGGTCCCCTTTGGCTCCTCCTCCCCGGCCTGCAGCTTTGCCCACGTGCGTCATACTAAGTGTGCTTCATatgtggggtgggaggggcagagCCTGTTTTATCCATATGAAAGTGAAGTCCCTATATAGCTTATGTCCACGCAAATGCCTCGACAATTTATATACAAGAAACTTTACTTGAGGCATGCGAGAACTCCCTTTTTCTGTATCTTTACTTctgaaaaggaagcaaaaaaacgggggggagggagaggaagcaaAAGTAGTTCAATTAAAGTATGACTCCTTTCTGCTCCCTGCAAATGGATCAGTCAGGGAAGAATATATTCTCTTATCTAAGCTAAAGAAGGTGACcctgaatataatttttttctccttggatACATAATATTACTAAAACTACATATACATAGAATTAGCCTTCTTTTTGTGCTACATTAAAATGATAGCTCTTAAAGAGAAAGACTGAAGAATCTGTTTAGGGCAGAATAAATGttatggaatgaatgtatttctCCAGATTGCTTAATTATCCACAGAAACTACAGAGGCTTCTCTAGGTGACTAAATCTTGGCTCACATCAGTAGAGCTGGGCTGAAGTGAAGGAAATGATCTGAAGCCTTTGCCATTCCAACCTCACAAAGCTGGGAGCCCCCAGCGTATAATTGGCTACGGTGAGGATGAAACAACGGAGCAGTGGGCTGCAGTGTGTCTCATTCTAACCAGCTTgtttagtaaagaaaaaaaactagagCTAAAAAGTGTTTTGCTTAGGTGAAGAGATTATTTTCAATAGAGAAAAGTAGCTTGCTTAAGTGAAGAGTTTATTTTCATACGGGACTATATGTAATATAAGGGCAAGCAGTTCCAAAGCAATGAGGGGTAAGTTCAGAGCTCACCAACTACACTCACGATGATAAACGTCTTCCAGGATCCTGTGGAAAGCAGAGGGCCCCCATCACTCAGATACTCTGATAGAGGAAAGGACCCATACTGAGTGAAACTAAGTTCTTCTCTTAATGTGAACTTAATTCAGAAAAATATGTGAATTATGGAACAGGTGTAGCAGAAATAAACATGATTtatacaaaatgagaaaatggaaagcTAAAAAGTTACACAGATTTGGGAAACATGTAAATTAACTTGATTCGACTTCATCCAATAAGGTGACATTAGTAGAGCAGCTAAATTAAAATTCTCTTAGCTGTAATCAAAATCTCTAATTCTATGGCATTATAAAAATTGCCTTAATAAGAAATTAgaatcagaattttttaaatgctacttacataattaaattacaaaaatgaaaatgtgtaaATACTAAATGTGAAGAAATAGATGAAGTAGTTCTCTTCTCCCAAGGGTtttaatatttctcaaaaaagagtatttctttcctttccctctgtAGTCTTTCTCACAGGGCCGTTTAAACAGTGTGTAATTGTTTCCTAGGAATTTCATAAGAATCTTCCATTAGCAGAACTATAAAACAGCTTATGTATTTCCctttaatttcttaaatgataaaATGGGATTTATTTTACTGGCATTTGAGGTATAAATGAGAAACAAATGAACATAGTAATTCGTGTCCTTCATAagtttgtttttcacattttaattgttaacatttttccatgcGATATACATCTTTTGGGGGAATAGTTTGGCCATTTGGTTGCCTCTCAATTATCTTTCCTTGGTGGTTTTGTTCTGAATTGCAGAAATAAGACTTTACAGCTAATatgcacattttctttctttcttttttatattttatttatttatttatttatttatttatttatttatttatttatttttgtgtgaggaagatcagccctgagctaacatccatgctaatcctcctcttttttttttgctgaggaagaccggctctgagctaacatctattgccaatcctcctcctttttttcccccaaagccccagtagatagttgtatgtcatagttgcacatccttctagttgctatatgtgggacgaggccccagcatggccggagaagtggtgcgttggtgcgcgcccgggatctgaacctgggccgccagtagtggagcgcacacgcttaaccgctaagccacggggctggccccacatgtTCTTTCTTATCAGTGTCGAAGAGCTATATTACCGATATTTCAGGGGTTTAAGCAATATTATAACAGTTGTGTCCCAGAGGTAGACTTTTCTAATTAGTAAGATTAAATTTTACCTGGACCTTGTTTTTCGGAATATTTTATTTACTCcttgaaaatttttacattctccaATGTCATATAATgcaatgaaggtaaaataaattcAGTTAGGTAGTGTTTCATCTTAGAAATGCTAAAtagattatattttaaatcattttgatGGACTTCATGATAAAATAGTAAAAGTAGTTGATTGGATATTATCTTGAGGCCAGGCTTTTTTTATTCCCAAAGATTTCTTTAGCGAAGTTCGCGTGTTTTAATAAAGTAATCAGAAATTCTTATGTAGGGGCTTCATGCATTGGAGAAAACAGCACATGTCTAacaaatttaaagatttttttcagcaCATCAATGCATCTATCTTTTCACAACCATCTGTTATTTGGCAGCACCATCTCTTATTTCCAGCAAGCTTTTCACGTGTGCACAACTTACTGCCATTTTCACTAAGGGTAATAGAGCAATAAAACCCTTTCAGCTCTCAAGTCTTAAAATAAATAGCCTTTTAATGAGACTTTTAAAAGCATCATTATTAGCAGATTCTACATAATAATTTTCCAAGCAATACGTAATGTACGTTGCATTAGAATGTTAATTTGCTCATCTGAGTGGTAAAAGAGGTCCTCTGAGgtgattataatggagctgaaagtGTTCCTTGAATAATATTTCTGTGTTTCTGTGTATTGTTCTGTGGTCATGATGTCAACATCTTTTTCATCCctaagaagaagaaatgctagagGGTCCAATGCCTGAGGAAGAGAAACCTGCCACTCTTCCTGAGAAAGAGTGTGGGGCAGCCAAGGCCTCAGACCAACCCAAGGGCCTCAGTGGGGGCCAGCTGGAGTCTAGTGCGGAGGCCTCAGTAGTTCCCGAAGAGAGTGCCCCAGCAGGGGTCCCAGAGGAGAAAAGTATAAAAGAGGTCACCGAGGTGCCTCCAGAAGTAAAAATCCCTTCCTCTGCCGGGGAAGGTGTGTCTCTCATGGGATTTGCATGTATTTTGTTGCCAATGGTCTCTCCAGCAGCTTACCAATGATGCCTTTCCAATGCTATTCCATCGCTCCGTCTTCTCATGATCCCAAGACCACTGTTTTAGGCTTAATGAGCAGAGAGTGTGGCTTGTGCTGGTGCTGTGTGGCAGCTTGGTTTTCCACCACTGCAGCCGATTCCTGGTTTTACTTTGCTGTGATACAATATGCTTTGCAGCCAGGTTGTGATGCTGTGTGAGCTTTCTTTCCGCCCCCCTCATTTCAAATGTTTGCCAGTCACATTGctaatacatgtatatttttctttttctttttgggacAGCAATTCATATGCTTTTCTTTCAAATCATAGAGTTGGATTCTGGCACATAGAGCCTTAAATGGTAGAGACGTTTTTGTTTGCAACCGCAATGTGCTGTATTTTTTATGCTTCGATGAATACTGGTTTGGTTTCCTTAAAAGCTCCTGCTGGTGCTTCTCATATCATTTCCTCTCCATGACAGCCAACCCCTTTGATCATCCCCATATCTCTTGAGTTTTCATTCATCTAACCTTTATTAgaagttcataaattatttcttttctgttgttaCAACAGGACACACAAGTATATAAGGTAATGATGATCCATACACTTGCTCTTCGAGAGATGATTGAATTGTCTTATTTTCCCCCAAGTCTTTTCCAAATAATTACATTTAGCCCTAATGACCACAATGAATTACCTTTGGCCTTAAAACACAAGTGAAACTATGAAGCCTTTTGGGttggtgaataaataaaaataagaaagagtcATTTAATTTCTGTAGAGCATCTCTAAAGCCAGTAATGATCAGTGCTTCACCCGTCAGTCGTGTTTCAGGGAATGAGGTCATGAGCAAGGAGAGAAAGATATTTTGATAACtgactcttttaaaaattttgttactCATATGACATCCCAGTATTAATAGTATAATTCAGATTTTCTTACATCTATCATACAGACTAAGTAATGACTAGGAATTAAGaattttgaatatttggtagaaattGACTCTTTAATTCTTAGATCATATCATATAAAGTCaatggcaaatatttatttatgtttctgaAATTTAATCTCAGATGACTTCTAAAAATTTATGCCAGTAACCTTTCAATGCCCTAAAAATTGGTCCTGGCATTTGTTGATCAAGTTAATTGAAACTGTTAACACTTATTATAAATTAATTGGCCTTTTGCCCATGGCCTGCCAATTcactttaaaatgagaaaacaaatgaaaaagttcAATAGAAATCAACCCTTTTCCATATTGAGTCCTtaatatgtcttcttttgtaCCCTAATGTTAAGTACTTATTCAATattctttaatttataatttttatctgtaGAAGGCACATGAAATTTCTACTATAAAACATGTCACATACTATTTAGGAGAgaccaaacaaaggaaaaaagagtatTCAGAATATACTCTTATTACAATTCCTGTACCCGTTAGTTCACAGTGGGAGTTCATTTTAGCAATCGTACAAATGTGTCTCAGTCCTGAcattttcatattgatttttaAGTGGGTAGCATGTTTGCATGTTccatagtttttcattttacccTACCGTTCAtttgtcatttcaaaatataattttaagctTACTGCCTGAAAGCCCTTGcctattatttgtttaaaaatcaaCCCAATTACTTCAGGTTTACTTACAGCCTCGACGATGGAGTTCCATGATCAACAGGAATTGACTCCCTCTGCAGCTGAGCCACTGGACAAGAAGGAAGAGGAGTcacagaaacaaagcaagcctggCGAAGACCTTGAACATGCTGCCTTAGTTTCTCCACCTGAGACAACTGACACTTCTCCTGATAAAAAGGACATGCAaggcacagaagaagaaaaagcacCTCCCACTCTGTTTGGGCACCCTCTTGGTGCCAGCCTGGAAGACATGAAACAGAAGACAGAACCAAGCCTGGTGGTCCCTGGTATTGGcctccctgcacagcctccagctccAAAAGAGCAAAAGGACTGGTTCATCGAAATGCCAATGGAAGCAAAAAAGGATGAGTGGGGTTTAGCTGCTCCAATATCTCCTGGCCCCCTAACACCCATGAAGGAAAAAGATGTACTTGACGATATCCCCAAATGGGAAGGGAAACAATTTGATTCTCCCATGCCGAGTCCCTTTCAGGGGGGAAGCTTCACTCTTCCTCTAGATGTCATGAAGCATGAAATCGTTGCAGAAGCATCACCCTTTGCCCCTGCCCTATTACAGCCAGATGACAAAAAATATCTAGAAGAAACCAGTGGCTCAGCAACTGCCAAAGATAGTTCTACAGTTGAAGAGCCCCATAAGGATAAACCTGACAAAATGGCAGAAGCACCAGCCTCAGAGGCAATCACCCCACCCAAAGATGCTCACATTCCAGTTGTGGATGAATGTGTCCCAGAGAAAGTTttaggggaagaaaaagaggagataaAGCAAGACAGTGTGCCGAAAAAAGAGACTTCCATCCTCAGTGCACAGGAACCTACACTTACTGAAAAGGAACCTCAGCTAACACTTGAACAAAAAACAACCATTTCTGACAAAGAAGCCATGCCAAAAGAGAGTGAACCCCCAAaagtgacagatgaagaaacaagcaTACTTCAGCCCTCCACAGAGCAcattttctcaaaagaagaaCAGAAGAGCCAAGAACCTACCACAGACATATTAAAACAGGACTCATTCCCTGTAAGCTTGGAGCAAGCTATTACAGATTCAGCCATGACCTCTAAGACACCAGAGAAAGTCGTCACCGAACCAGCTGCACTAAGTGAAAAGAGTGATACCCAGGACCTTTTTGAGGAAAAAGTTACTGACGAAGATAAAAAGGTTGAAGGAGTTGGCGCTGCAGCATCAGCTGAGATGGAAATGCCATTTTATGAAGATAAGTCAGGAATGTCCAAGTACTTTGAAACATCTGCCTTGAAAGAAGAAGTGACAAAAAGCATCCAACCAGGCAGTGATTACTATGAACTGAGTGACGCAAGAGAAAGCGCCCCAGAGTCTTTTGATACTGTATCTCCCGTGTATAAAAATGGCGACAAGGCACTTCAGGCAGCGAAAGAATCCCAGCCCAGTGCTCCAGCACAAGAAGCAGGCTATAGCACTCTCGCACAGAGTTATCCATCTGATTTACCTGAAGAGCCCAGTTCTCCTCAAGAAAGGATGTTCACTATTGATCCGAAAGTGTATGGGGAGAAAAGGGATCTCCACAGTAAGAATAAGGATGATTTGACACTAAGCAGGAGTTTAGGACTTGGAGGTAGGTCCGCAATAGAACAAAGAAGCATGTCAATCAATTTGCCCATGTCTTGCCTGGATTCCATAGCCCTTGGATTTAACTTTGGTCGGGGGCATGATCTTTCTCCTCTGGCTTCTGATATTCTAACCAACACTAGTGGAAGTATGGATGAAGGGGATGATTACCTTCCAGCCACAACACCTGCATTGGAGAAAGCCCCTTGCTTCCCAATAGaaagcaaagaggaagaaaaacaggTAGAGGCTGAAAAAGCTACTGGAGAGGAAAGTACTCAAGTAGAGGCATCATGTGAGTCGCCTTTCCTAGCCAAAGATTATTACAAAAATGGTACTGTCATGGCCCCCGACCTGCCTGAAATGCTAGATCTGGCAGGAACAAGGTCAAGATTAGCTTCCGTGAGTGCAGATGCTGAGGTGGCCAGGAGGAAATCAGTCCCGTCAGAGACTGTGGTTGAGGAGAGTAGCACTGGCTTGCCCCCTGTCACTGATGAAAACCACGTCATTGTTAAAACGGACAGTCAGCTCGAAGACCTGGGCTACTGTGTGTTCAATAAGTACACGGTCCCACTGCCATCACCTGTTCAAGACAGTGAGAATTTATCTGGGGAGAGTGGTTCCTTTTATGAAGGCACTGATGATAAAGTGCGAAGAGATTTGGCCACAGACCTTTCATTGATTGAAGTAAAACTGGCCGCTGCCGGAAGAGTGAAAGATGAGTTCAGTGCTGAGAAAGAGGCACCACCACATATCCCTGGTGACAAATTGGGACTGGGTAGGGAATTGGATCAGGAGAGGAGAGCTAATGATAAGCTGGATACTGTACTAGAAAAAAGTGAAGAACATGCTGATTCAAAAGAACATGCCAAGGAAACAGAAGAGGCTGGTGATAAAATCGAACCATTTGGAATAGATGTAACCCACGAGCATGCTCTGGCCAAAGAACTGACAGTATCAAAAGATGCATCACCTCTTGTGGCTGAGAAAGCAGAGAAAGGTCTTAGTTCAGTGCCGGAGGTAGCTGAGGTAGAACCATCCAAAAAAGCTGAACCAGAACTGGATTTTGCTGCAAAGAAAGCTGACCAGGGTCCATTAGATGTTAAAATCAGTGACTTTGGACAGATGGCTGCAGGGCTAACCACAGATGCTGGAAAAGCAGCAGAGCTTAAGCCTGAAGCTGCACAGGACCTGACTCCCCCGTCCGCAGCCCCTCAGGAGGCAGAGGCATTCCTGGGCGTTGAGTCTGGCCACTTGAAAGAAGGCGCCAAAGTCAGTGAGACAGAAGTCAAGGAGAAGGTGAGCAAGCCTGACTTGGTGCACCAGGAAGCTGTAGACAAAGAAGAGTCCTACGAGTCCAGCGGTGAGCATGAAAGCCTCACCATGGAGTCCTGGAAAGCCGATGAGGGCAAGAAGGAAACATCCCCAGAATCCTCTCTAACTCAAGACGAGATTGCCATCAAACTGGCAGTAGAAATACCTTGTGCACCCGCTGCTTCAGAGGCTGACGTAGCTCCAGAGGAGAGAGCTGATGTCCAGATGGAATTTATCCAGCtgccaaaagaagaaagcaaagagaCCCCAGACATATCTGTTACGCCCTCTGACACGACAGAGCCACTGCCCGAAGCCGTGGCCCCTGAACCAGCGGAGGCTCAGAGCGAGGAAGAAGAGATAGAAGCCCAGGGAGAATACGATAAACTGCTCTTCCGCTCAGACACCCTTCAGATTACTGACCTGGGTGTCCCGGGTGTCCGGGAGGAATTTGTGGAGACCTGCCCAGGGGAACACAAGGGAGTGATCGAGTCCGTTGTAACCATCGAGGACGATTTCATCACTGTGGTGCAAACCACGACCGACGAAGGGGAGTCAGGTTCCCACAGCGTGCGTTTCGCAGCTCTCGAGCAGCCGGAGGTGGAAAGGAGACTGTCCCCTCGTGCCGAAGAAGAGCTCCAAGTGGAAGAGGCAGCTGAAGCCCAGGCAGAACCCAAGGACGGCTCCCCAGAGGCTCCGGCTTCCCCTGAGAGAGAAGAGGTTGCTCTCTCAGAATACAAGACAGAAACCTATGACGATTACAAAGACGAGACCACCATTGATGACTCTATCATGGATGCGGACAGCCTCTGGGTGGACACTCAAGGtgtgcattatttttttaaattttctacccCCAAATAAAATCCAATAACCtaatggaaaaattttttttcattttaaacatttttatatgtcCCCTTTCTCTTTAATTTGCGTTTTGTGAAATCGATGCGGGATTGTGTACACTTGTTACTAATATTTccgtgttgttgttgttgtcatggTTTGCTTCGATCCACAGATGATGATAGGAGCGTCATGACAGAACAGTTAGAAACTATTCCTAAAGAGGAGAAGGCTGAAAAGGAAACTCGGAGACCATCTCTtgaaaaacatagaaaagaaaagcCATTTAAAACCGGGAGAGGCAGAATTTCCACTCCTGAAAGAAAAATAGCTAAAAAGGAACCTAGCACAGTCTCCAGAGATGaagtgagaaggaaaaaaggTTCATTTCGCAAtcacttcttttaaaatgtttttgactTAATTCATTATTGCTCTTTTGTaaaagaaactgcctaacagtggTAGCTAATTATTCGTGAAATTTCGTTCGGTTTTGCTGcaagtgtttattttttcctgatggtatgctttttgtgttttcttattcATAGCGGTTTATAAGAAGGCTGAACTTGCTAAAAAAACAGAAGTTCAGGCCCACTCTCCCTCCaggaaattcattttaaaacctGCTATCAAATATACTAGACCAACTCACCTCTCCTGTGTTAAGCGGAAAACAACAGGTGACTGTTCCGTTCTGCAATGTGGCTGGCAAACAtagacatggatttttttttttttttaatctcattacCGTAGCAGctccttcattttgtttttcctccaagAATCTCAGCAGTCATGAACGATTTCACTATTAAGTGTCTTGtatcattgttcttttttttccctccctgcaGAAGAGGTCATGACCACCTGTTTCTTTCTCATGCTCAGACTTAACAGTGATTGTATCTTGGCATTGTGCTCTAATGTCACGTTCTGGGGATTCCTATTTTCATTCTGTGTGTTTGGGTAGACGATGGCGATGAATATAACCGTGGTATGCATTCtcattattttgcttatttatctCCTTCATGCTTAAACCCATACGTATTTGTCCTATTTTCTATATTGTTACTGCCAAATCTGTTACTGATGTTGATGAATTGATTGAAAACCACCAAGAATGCATAGTGATTTTGAgattgaaaatgaaaagcaaatctgGGGTAAAATTGTGGTTGAAAAATTACTTTGCTTTtggatgaaaggaaaaaaaggaaaatgaaattgtttgGTGATCTCATCAGATTTTATTCCTCATATCCAAAATTAGCAAGACTTTCAGTCTACTACGCTATATCCGTTAGCTGACGTTTATTTCCTCGTTGAGATTTTCCTAAATGTGTTGGATCCAAACTGCTGAATTCTTCTATATAATTTAGTATTCAAAATTCTAAGATAAAACTCCTTCCTTCCGAATGTCTTAGAACTTGGGTTTACTTCTGTTTCACTACCttcttatttttctgtcttcttcaaataTACTCGCTTTTTACTGTTAAAAAAAGTGGTGGAATGATGGAGTGAAACGTTACGAATCATAATAAAAACCCATTCAAACATCTATAATGCAAACTCTGTTCCTAAGTTTCAGGGCAAACTATTTATTTTCAGTGTATAATTACATTAGGATAAtcttaatttaaaatgtattttattttagcgTTTATTAAGTGGCACACTTGCAGTCTGCAAAAGAAGATAGCAAATTGCTGAGCCAGAAaggaattttttcctttccattataCATTAGAAGTGCCTTTATATAAATCTTTGGATCTTTAAAGGTTAAGAGCAGCATTAACCtttgta includes the following:
- the MAP2 gene encoding microtubule-associated protein 2 isoform X23, producing MEFHDQQELTPSAAEPLDKKEEESQKQSKPGEDLEHAALVSPPETTDTSPDKKDMQGTEEEKAPPTLFGHPLGASLEDMKQKTEPSLVVPGIGLPAQPPAPKEQKDWFIEMPMEAKKDEWGLAAPISPGPLTPMKEKDVLDDIPKWEGKQFDSPMPSPFQGGSFTLPLDVMKHEIVAEASPFAPALLQPDDKKYLEETSGSATAKDSSTVEEPHKDKPDKMAEAPASEAITPPKDAHIPVVDECVPEKVLGEEKEEIKQDSVPKKETSILSAQEPTLTEKEPQLTLEQKTTISDKEAMPKESEPPKVTDEETSILQPSTEHIFSKEEQKSQEPTTDILKQDSFPVSLEQAITDSAMTSKTPEKVVTEPAALSEKSDTQDLFEEKVTDEDKKVEGVGAAASAEMEMPFYEDKSGMSKYFETSALKEEVTKSIQPGSDYYELSDARESAPESFDTVSPVYKNGDKALQAAKESQPSAPAQEAGYSTLAQSYPSDLPEEPSSPQERMFTIDPKVYGEKRDLHSKNKDDLTLSRSLGLGGRSAIEQRSMSINLPMSCLDSIALGFNFGRGHDLSPLASDILTNTSGSMDEGDDYLPATTPALEKAPCFPIESKEEEKQVEAEKATGEESTQVEASCESPFLAKDYYKNGTVMAPDLPEMLDLAGTRSRLASVSADAEVARRKSVPSETVVEESSTGLPPVTDENHVIVKTDSQLEDLGYCVFNKYTVPLPSPVQDSENLSGESGSFYEGTDDKVRRDLATDLSLIEVKLAAAGRVKDEFSAEKEAPPHIPGDKLGLGRELDQERRANDKLDTVLEKSEEHADSKEHAKETEEAGDKIEPFGIDVTHEHALAKELTVSKDASPLVAEKAEKGLSSVPEVAEVEPSKKAEPELDFAAKKADQGPLDVKISDFGQMAAGLTTDAGKAAELKPEAAQDLTPPSAAPQEAEAFLGVESGHLKEGAKVSETEVKEKVSKPDLVHQEAVDKEESYESSGEHESLTMESWKADEGKKETSPESSLTQDEIAIKLAVEIPCAPAASEADVAPEERADVQMEFIQLPKEESKETPDISVTPSDTTEPLPEAVAPEPAEAQSEEEEIEAQGEYDKLLFRSDTLQITDLGVPGVREEFVETCPGEHKGVIESVVTIEDDFITVVQTTTDEGESGSHSVRFAALEQPEVERRLSPRAEEELQVEEAAEAQAEPKDGSPEAPASPEREEVALSEYKTETYDDYKDETTIDDSIMDADSLWVDTQDDDRSVMTEQLETIPKEEKAEKETRRPSLEKHRKEKPFKTGRGRISTPERKIAKKEPSTVSRDEVRRKKAVYKKAELAKKTEVQAHSPSRKFILKPAIKYTRPTHLSCVKRKTTAAGGESTQAPSIFKQAKDKASSSTLSKIPALQGSTKSPRHSPACPSTTKRATFSDGVLIRPTSEGSTDCLAYSESGDKDGVPRSPEKRSSLPRPSSILPPRRGVSGDRDENSFSLNSSISSSARRTTRSEPIRRAGKSGTSTPTTPGSTAITPGTPPSYSSRTPGTPGTPSYPRTPHTPGTPKSAILVPGEKKVAIIRTPPKSPATPKQLRLINQPLPDLKNVKSKIGSTDNIKYQPKGGQVRILNKKIDFSKVQSRCGSKDNIKHSAGGGNVQIVTKKIDLSHVTSKCGSLKNIRHRPGGGRVKIESVKLDFKEKAQAKVGSLDNAHHVPGGGNVKIDSQKLNFREHAKARVDHGAEIITQSPGRSSVASPRRLSNVSSSGSINLLESPQLATLAEDVTAALAKQGL